The stretch of DNA gCAGTAATTTGGGATATATAGCTATCCACAGAATGATAGAAttgagttatatatttttttcttcctgttattTTTCAACAGATTAGCTATGGTTCTGTGCTGCCTTTATTGAGCAATAAAATTCAGTTTCCATCCTTCTTCAGGACAGTATATAATGCTGACGATGATTTTTTTGGCATTGCTCATGTGGTTAAGTACTTCAACTGGACCTGGGTGGGTATTATATCCTCAAACAATGAACTGAGGATATTGGGTGCTCAAATTGTAACTAGAGAAATAGAGAAGAATGGTGGATGCATTGCATTTCAAGAGACACTTCCTATAATCAACTCCATGGAGTCTGTCTACCGTATCATTGGTCTTGTCAAGAGATCAAGAGCAACAGTGATCATTTTATTCTGTTCCATAGAAGTCCTTGTCCCTTTAATGGAACAGGCTTCTTTTCACAATATCACTGGCAAAGTGTGGGTGGAAATGGCAGGCTGGTCCATTACTTCTGACTTCCCTAGGACTGACATCTTAACAACCTTAAATGGGAGCCTTTCACTATCACCTCAAAAGGGGAAAATTCCAGGCTTTAAGGAGTTTCTTTATAGCATCCATCAGTCTAGATTTCCAGATGATCCTTACATGAAGTCATTTTGGGAGAATGCTTTTCACTGTATTTGGCCAGGAAATGATGCAGTCAATAATACATCTCCAGCACTGCTTAAAGAAGAGATTGTTTGGTGCACAGGAGAGGAGAGACTGGACAGTATTGATCCCAATATGTATGATGTCtataactttatatattcatatagaacACATAACGCAGTCTTTGCAGTAGCTCATGCTTTGCACCAGATGAAGAACTGTGTTCCAGGGAAAGGGCCTTTCAAGAATGGATCTTGTGCTGATATTTATAACCACCGGCCttggcaggtactgtatataatgcacaGATTAAGTTGTGTGAGGGAGCTGCATGGGATAACTTTTTCTctttgaactgaatctggcccattatgggatttgtaagggctcatttacttatgcCAAGAGTAATAGGACCCTTTAAAGCTCATTTGCACAGACTTGAACTTTGCCCCTGCCCCAGATTTTTAAGGTTCAGATTGGCAGGCACTAATTCTAGCATTCCGATTGTACAACAAACCTAccgtgctccctaacttgcatgttttAGTGTTGAACAAGTTACATTGAATAAAGCAGTGTCCATCGTTTGCACCCTCCCCTGAATTTCAACAATGAGCCCTGTAGTCTTTTTGAACTTGACCAAttcatataacaaaaataaactgtaTTTTGAGAGAAGCAAAAGATAATTGGATCTAAACTCTGCTGTCTTGGAAGCAAAGGTCATATTTTACACTAGGGAATGCAGTCTTGGTGCATCTCTTTTACAAAACACTACAGTGAAAATGTCCCACATTGTACTTTAGCTATACATTAGCTATATTTCAGCTACCTATTTTCTCTCATGTGAGTGTTGCTTTTTTGGTTCAAAAATGTACCCCCAACCCCATGGGCAACAATAGCCACCCAGCTCTTTCAGACAGACTCTTGCTCTATTCCCATTTGGTCTATCTTGGACTTGCGAAACCACCACCCCCTCTGTGATGCCCCCCCAGCCAGCCTCCCTTTGCAACAAATGGAAAATAATCAAGGTAGTCTGGCACCGTGTCCACTCCAGCCTCAAATGTATCCATCCATTTGATAAAATGAGTGACTGGCTCAAAACAGGCGCAAGAGACTGAGCACCCCACTGGCAAGCAGATATCAAAATAGTAGGGTATCCTAACCCAGTGAAAGTTCCTTTCCTTAAGTTTTCACTATAGTCAGAGCCCTGTTATCACTGATTAGTAATACCCTTATATATTGCAGTAGGGGGCATATTATGAACTATAAAATTCAACAACAATGAAATTATGTATGACTTCAAGTATTAATGAAACTAAAATATTTATGGTCAACCTCTATCCTTCAATGTCATCATAAAACCCAAACCTAGTTTAGAAACAGCTAGAGGGCAACAAAATCCACATAAATACAGAACAATATTTACCTTCAAGGCATACCCATGACAAAGTTGTCTTGGTGTAATGTCCTGCAGTGAAATGTCTAGTTATCTCTGAAGCCATTTGCTAAGCTGCAATCATTGAAGGAACATATTTGAGGTctcttaaggcagtgctgtccaacttctgccttatgctgcctgtatgtaccatactctacctgctctTAGAGAATGGCAGACACGTTCAgctatctgccctatgctgcctgtgtgtgccatacacagtacatacagtgacacaatgctggcactgttcctacagtctgaggtgtgaagaagtgaacaatgtgggtgattacagcctgagcttgaggtgtgaacaatgtagtgGTTGAAAAATGCAGGCATTAAAAgctgtgaacagtacaggggattacatgtttaaacgaTAAGGGGGAattacatcctgaatctgagatgtgaaccatgcagggagccagttaatctcaatagtgataccatttaatgtttacacaaaggtaagccatcaaagcagtcaaacaggtggggggccacacagagggggtttgCGGGCCaccggttggacagcactgtcttaatGTAATTGGTATAACAGTGGCTACATTTGTAAATCTTGCAGACACACAAAGTTCatcactgtgtaaaaaataagagaaaataaaaatacttccTGCTTTTTAATGCAACTCTCTCTTTGCAATGATTCTGTATTCCATCGTTTTTACTCTATGAAAATGAACTATGCAAATAGTGCCATTTTTTCTCCTAGCTGCTTCATTACCTCAGAAAGGTAGACTTCAACAACACAGCAGGAGAAAGAATATattttgatgagaatggggatgtCCCTCAGTCTGTGGAGATTTTGAACTGGCAGCTGTTCCCTAATGGAAGTAATCAGTATGTCTCTATTGGTAGTTTTGATTCCGGCTCTCTAAATGGCGAGGGGCTCAGTATTCAGCTAAACAAGATTTTATGGAATGGAGGACACAGCCAAGTAAGTTTTATTGGACATTGGTAGATCATGCATTTGTGCTGCggtaggccattagcattaggagctataactgacaggctgggaaaGAGACAATATCACTTTAAAGACAGCCCATTTATCAACCTTCTCATTTTAGTGATTTCTGAAACCACAAGaaattttttcactaaataaaaaatcaagtCATTTATTAACAGCCTTttctaaaaagtacaaaaaaatggaTCAAATTCGAAAAACCTCAAAATCctcatttttgtaagaatttgCTTGTGCTTACAAATgagaatttataaaaaaaaacatttaaaccacaaagcaaaggaaGATCGTTACAATTTGCCTTTGATTGACTTCTGCATCACCGCGACTTTTAGATGcgtagttttgtattagtgttttgtTATGGCtgttacatttaataaataaataatttctttatggtttagagtaattagtacaatccatgatttttattgctaaaaaatacaagttaagaaaattaaaaagttacaaaagttagtaaatgggccccttagtgatgGCAGAGAGCAGTGTTATCAGGCCACAAGCCAATCCTGCCTGTAGACCAAATGCTGATTATGAAATTTTATTGAATTGGGcagatttaatttgattttattaactttttattaaccATTTATTTATCAGTTAGAAATGAATCATACCCAGGCTGtcaaatacataattattataatttcttCATAGGTCCCGAGTTCGGTTTGCAGTGATCCATGTCCCAAAGGCTACAGAAGAGCTGCAATTCAGGGCCAGAAGATCTGCTGCTTTGATTGTCTGCCATGTTCTGAAGGAGAGATTCTCAACCCAAATGGTTTGTAACATTAGCATTTAGTTATTGGATAATAGATATTAAGgttgagaaaaaaatatacaattcaaTTCAATCTTATTTTATCTTAATACTACCATTCTTCTTCTGTCTATATAAACAGAACAGGGTGCCTTACTAATGATGGCCTCAGTGGCACATTCATATCCTTCATTTTAACTGGTGTAGTTTGAGacatttattttaagaaaaatattaaaCCTATTTTAATAGATAATACAGATGCCATTACCACTTATTTTgactttattactttattaaagAGCTGTATCACTCGATGGCCCAAATGTGTTTTGTAGTGCTGTTATTTACCACTGCAGGGATGCATTGCCATACATATTCCTAGGTACAACATGATATCAGTTGCATATGCTTTTTATTTGGTAGCAAAGTCAGACCCTGaaactttaaaataaacaaatatagagacccatagggttaaatggcccctatggctttaaatccctacaggttcagttcccttagttgctgggaactgggaatgtatctaagtaggTTCATtcacatatgtgtgctattggttagaaggtatggtgaccacttcctacctcactttggtatagtgttgggaaaggagtggcacctttctgtttgcttccacctgaggaacagggtggatgtatgctgtgagcccagggcattgGCCCAAGACcagttgaagtcggggaacagggctctgtgaatgaggcattagatagtggcaggtgtagctccctttgtagtaccactctaggggtgtaaggcagttagggttgagctacaaagagcagttctgagctcctacataggactggtagttttggaggtatctttCCCaggcctgtagtgtagggattcAAGTGACTAGgtaatcaggatagagaattccctgaggtgatccactacggggtgtggcagaggggaagtgagattcctgccaagtctgtccacAGGGGAGtgttaaataaacacttattattttgctgtttgcaagaacctctggcgccctctggttttgttttttttgcatagcagcaagagaggtgtagttgcacaacaccctcaccttcctcttccacttagcgaaggcccattctgggtaagagagtacagtgtaacccatattCTACTGGTACTGGTccaggaaggcagctattgagctgaaatagaggttacattttGGTGCCCGGCATGGGGCTCGAAGATAAAGCTGCTGGTGcatgtttctttaaatttttgTGACAAGCTGAGGCACTGCCAAATGCAGTAAAAAAGGAGCTTGTTCACTTTGTGAAAGGAGTGAGGTCATTAGCCGTGGGTTTGAGTTCTGAGGTTCTTGCCCGTTACTCCCATTGGCTTCAGTTTCTGCCTGTCATTTAAGTCTCACATGCATACGTTTTAGCGTGAGTGAAAAGTTTTGGCGCAAGTTGACCAGGGAGGATTCCTGATGTGAGGTCATCACTGCCATTTTGTGGGAAGCAACCGAGGAATACAGATGTCGGAAGATAGCTCCATACCTGGGTGTGCGCATTATCTCTAATCCATGCTGAGGAGAGACTGCTGCATACTGTTTCTTTACCCGCATATCGCTGTGGACTGTGAGAGTATCTTGCTAGTGACTCTGTGTACATTGGAAGGCCGTAAGCCCATACCCACACAAAATGGCGGATGCCCAGTGGGAGTAAGAGAACACTCCAGCTGGAGTTCCGGTGGTGCCACAGAGGAAGTGCAGGTGACTGAAATTGGCTagagatatgtatgtatgtataactttatttataaagcgccacaagggtacgcagcgctgtacagtcttacagaatacaaaattacacacagggaggacaagtgatataataaataaatacatatatgtaaacatatatatatatataagtgccatgtggtatgagacacagtaggaaggaagtccctgccccgtagagcttacaatctgagtggttgggtaacatacaggcacaaactggaaggtaagagtgcatcaggtatgggcatttgcccttaagcacaggactgggcaaaataatgtcttagtgctccagaaggtaacagctgagttttttcttaaagagagtgggtgagttttccctacggagggattcagggatagagttccagaggtaaggagcagtgagatagaaagggttaagacgagagagcgcagtgggtgtggatggtgtaaagagaaggaggctctgagaggagcggaggagacgaccaggaacatgtagggagaccagtgaagaaaggtagtgaggagcagaggagtgaagggctttgaatgttagcagaaggattttgtaagctatcctttgcttgacaggcagccatgctagtgagcttaattgaggctgagcaggatccctcttaggagagagcaggaggatcctggcagcagagtttaagattgattgcaggggagagaggtgggagtctgggaggccggttagtaggagattgcagtaatctaagcgggaaaggataagggcatagattagtgttttagctgttgcttgtgaaagaaaggggcgtatcttggcaatattgtggaggaaaaagcggcaggttttggcagtgttattaatatggttagagaaggagagggactggtcaaagataaccccaaggcagcgtgcagaatttacagggttgatggtcatgccatcaatagtaatggtgaaaggaggaggagggccaggtttgggcgggaagaccatgagctctgttttagctaggttaagtttgagctggcgtcggttcatccaggaggagatagccaggaggcagttaccaatctgggtttggacatcagcagttagtgcaggggggtctaaatatatctggatgtcatctgcatataggtggtatttaagaccaaaagaagaaataaggtctcctagagagagagtgtacagggagaacagcaggggaccaagcacagagccctgaggcacccccacactaagcggaaccggggtagaggatttgttagtaagagcgacagagaaggtgcggttagagagataggaagagaaccaggatgcagcctgatcccagatagaatggtcgacagtatcaaaaccagaggaaaggtctaggagaatgaggaccgagtagcgtcctttggccttggcagtctggagatcatttgccactctacataaggccatctcagtggagtgcgcaggccgaaaaccagactgcatagggtccagcagattatgggtgcagaggaagttagttacacgagaaaagacaagacgttccaggagtttagaggttaggggcaggagagagacgggacggtagttagaaaggcaggacgggtccagtgtagcctttttaagaatgggtttgacacatgcttgtttgaagagagagggaaaagtaccagaagccagagaggaattgaatatgtgggtaagagctggagtaagggcaggggcacactgttttagtagggatgagggcataggatccagcaagcaggtagtaggcggagaggatcggagaatctgagaaacttcagactctgttacgagactgaaggagctgaatacggagagaggagatttaggaaggtcgagattaccggtatctgagggttaggaaaattgattgcggatagaatcgactttgcttttaaagaagtcagcaaagtcctggggggtgtgttcagatacgattgattcattaggtgagggatgaagtagcgagttaaatatggagaataagcgctgcgggtttgatttattattatttataagtgtgttatagtatgcttgcttggcctgggatagggcagtattgaggcacaccataagaaatttatagtggaggaagtcagctttaacgcgtgatttcctccaaatgcgctcagcagatcgtgcacaggagcgcagaaattgcgtctgagggttaagccagggacggggattgcgggcacgactgcATTGGgactgcaggggggcatgggtgttaattgcagatgataaaattgagttgtaggtatttaccagtaactcaggatcagaggaagcacaggaggaggagaggctagaactaagagagttagagagagcagttatatcaaccattcgcgtgttgcgaatcagggttttaggctgagagttagagggagaatgagacacgtgcgagatagaaaaggagataagatgatgatctgaaagaggaaaaggctcactgttaaatgtagatagatctagatttttagaaaagaccagatctagaaaatgaccattcttatgggtagctgtattagtccattgccggagatcaaaggaggaggttagatggagaaatcgagagggccagggctgagaggggtcatctatatggcaattgaagtcgcctaaaatgattgcaggggtgtcagagcatagaaaaaaagagagccaggattcaaagtcagagagaaaagtagccaaggattttgaagaaggaggtctgtaaacaactgccacccgcacagagagagggtggaacagctgaaccgtatgcacctcgaaagaaggaaacctgaaagtagggggtatagggattagtttaaaccggcaatgaggggagagcagaacccctacccctcccccacagccagtaatgcggggagtgtgagagaatgaaaggccgccataggagagagctgcctcaatagcattatcattctgagagagccaggtctctgttatggcaaaaaggtgaaaagacttggagtaaaacagatcatgaataaaagtggctttgttagttatagagcgggtattgagaagggcacaagagaaggggagataagaagaggagagagtgggaatgtgAATAATGTTAGACGGGTTAGCGGTTTGTGAGGGTTTGaccagaagagaagcattgcgtgggcgataggaaatgggtatacggcagggaccaggattgggagagatatcacctgcggccagtagtagcagtaaggagagggagaggaggtgtgagAATGATTTCAAATCGTTATGCTTTTGTGAGCTattggttggaggtgctagatttttcaaaaatgtataaagattgtaagagcagcagtgtgtagaatggaggagagagggagatATTGTTATagagtagggacagtcagctggggggttaaaggaagaagttacctttggaagcacaaacatgaaagataaaactaataagagcaatgacattTTGCAAGTAAACTGGGTCGTGATTCAAGTGGACTGAGGCTGGCCGGTCATCTgctgttgcttccctagttgttcctcttgttgaactccttgttaaactcgttcagatcacttgtaaacaAATCACTTTGGATATATCTGGCGTGACACATTTGGAGTGTGTCTGGCACGGCACATTTGTACAACAGTCTGACAGTGAAGGCAGGAGGGTTATGGTTCCTTGCTGTGGAAAGTGCAATGCGGAGGTCACCAGGGAGCTGTTTTTCAGTGACCATTGTTACCTGGTAGTGCTCTGGAGAGACTACCATAAGAGGATGTCATAtcgtacaggtatggggatcccttatccggaaacctgttatccagaaagctccaaattacggaaagccgccactcatagactccattttaatcaaataattcagaattttaaaactgatatcctttttctctataattataaaacagtaccttgtaactgatcccaactaagatataaataatccttattggaagtagacttaaggtacagagatcccttataagatcccttatccggaataaccttggccccgagcattctggataatgggtcccacacctgtactatggtattctgtgggtaatgtGTTTGATATTGTACCCCATTGTTGGGATGAAATGGGTTTTTCCCAGGGATGAGCATAGGGATCCATATGGTTAattggcccctatggctttaaatccctacaggttcagttcccttagttgctgggcagaagggaatgtatctaagtaagttcattaacatatgtgtgctattggctagcaggtatggtgaccacttcctgcctcactttggcaTAGTACAGTGGAACCCATGTCCTACTGGTACTAGTtcaggaaggcagctattgagctgaaatagaggttacacaaaCATACTGCAAATAAACAGATGCAGCATTTTGGCCACTGAATGTGTATATGCCTTTTTGCCCCTGTATAATCAATTGTATAATCAATAATGATTGAACCTATTCTTCATGCTATAAAGGGCACACCGTGCAACTACTTGAGGCACTAGATATTCAGATGGATCCTTTCAAAGTCTGAGACCATAAAAGGGGTGCTATTTAGTTACAGAACAGACAGGGCCTGCTAGTTGGTCAGGACCCTTAATTAGGTCCCCATGTTGGCTAGGGTGGCCCTCCAAGATGACTATAATGTTTAATagcaaatattaaattaaataaacttttaattcAAAACCAGGTATTATGTAGAGAAGCTGAGTCCCAGACTAATTCTAGATACATGCTGaactttttattcttttcaaaGCCCACTCAGCAAAAAGCCAAACTAACTGGAGCAGAAACCCTGCCTGAGTTCAGGATCTCAAGCAGGGTTTTAGAAAATGATTATTCAAGCCTAAAAGGGTCCCCAATAGTGTCCCATAGTTGTCTCTGTTCCAACATGGCCCCAAGAGTCTACAGTAAAATAGACTATAATGAAAGCTAAATACTAAATACTTAGTTAAAAAAGGTACTTTCATGTCCCTAAAATACTTTCCTGATTGTCAGTATTTAGGCATGAGAAGGAATACAGTAGATGCAATGGTTCCATTTATACTAAAGGGATTGCAACTAGACTTTTTGGCCAATTTACAAACATATCTCTTGTTAAGA from Xenopus tropicalis strain Nigerian chromosome 8, UCB_Xtro_10.0, whole genome shotgun sequence encodes:
- the LOC100496848 gene encoding extracellular calcium-sensing receptor, encoding MPSSALDLAMRSYEEKKEEKFYRFLLAMVFAIMEINQSNDLLPNITLGFHLYDSCYNEISYGSVLPLLSNKIQFPSFFRTVYNADDDFFGIAHVVKYFNWTWVGIISSNNELRILGAQIVTREIEKNGGCIAFQETLPIINSMESVYRIIGLVKRSRATVIILFCSIEVLVPLMEQASFHNITGKVWVEMAGWSITSDFPRTDILTTLNGSLSLSPQKGKIPGFKEFLYSIHQSRFPDDPYMKSFWENAFHCIWPGNDAVNNTSPALLKEEIVWCTGEERLDSIDPNMYDVYNFIYSYRTHNAVFAVAHALHQMKNCVPGKGPFKNGSCADIYNHRPWQLLHYLRKVDFNNTAGERIYFDENGDVPQSVEILNWQLFPNGSNQYVSIGSFDSGSLNGEGLSIQLNKILWNGGHSQVPSSVCSDPCPKGYRRAAIQGQKICCFDCLPCSEGEILNPNDDSKCLKCPEDKWPDSRKEECLPKPIQFLSYEETLGSVLACISVLFCLLTFSVFCLFIIKRNTPIVKANNRDLSYLLLISLMFGFMCSLAFIGRPNRIMCMIRQVMFAVIFSLCVSTILAKTITVVMIFRATNPDSKLKKLVGLRIPIYIVPVCTMVQIILCIVWLTTDAPFAEFNMAAEIGIIVIECNEGSRVLFVSVLGYMGLLASVSLFVAFLARKLPDTFNETKFITFSMLVFASVWVTFIPAYLSTKGKQTVAVEIFAILSSSAGCLFCIFSPKCYIILLHPEMNSRQYITGRNARNQGIQ